A window of Methylomonas sp. 11b genomic DNA:
TGTTTTGAGAAAAGTTAATTCAACGTTGTTGGATGAAAGATATTTTGCTTATTTATTTAGAACAGGGAATGCCCAGCAAATATTTAAAAGGCATTCACGAGGCATAATGGATATGAGGCTCCGATTATATTTCGATAAACTCGGTGCAATTACGGTTCCCGTACCACCATATTTAACACAAGAAGCAATCGCTGCTTACCTCGACACCAAAACCGCACAGATTGACAGAAAAATTGATCTGCTCAGCCAAAAGGCGGATCAGTACGGCAAACTCAAACAATCCCTCATCAACGAAACCGTCACCCGTGGACTGGATAAAACCGTGGCGATGAAAGACAGTGAGGTTGAGTGGCTTGGCGAAGTGCCTGAACATTGGAGCGTTGAGAGGTTGAAGAATCTTGCATACATAAAAACCGGTGGGAAGGATACTGTAGATAATGTTGAAGGCGGGAGTTATCCATTTTTTGTTCGATCTCAAACTATCGAGAGAATAAATTCTTACTCATTTGATGGTGAAGCAATTCTGACAGCCGGGGATGGAGTCGGAGTAGGTAAAGTATTTCACTATGTGAATGAAAAATTTGAATACCACCAGCGTGTTTACAAAATTAGCCACTTTAGACATGTTTTAGGTAAATTCGTTTTCTATTATATGAGAGAAAACTTCTATAAAGATGCACTTCGTCTCAACGCCAAATCTACCGTTGATTCTTTAAGAATGCCAATGTTTCAGAATTTTGTTATAGCTTTTGGCAGTATTGATGAGCAACATAGAATTGTGGATTACCTCGACGAAAAAACCGCGCACATCGACCGCATCGTCGCCACCATCAACAGCCAAATCGACAAGCTCAAAGAACTACGTAAAGCCCTGATTAACGATATAGTCACGGGAAAGATTCGTGTATTTAAACCGGAGCATCGCCATGAATAACACACACCAGACTGAAATACCCGATCAACTCTGGCAACAGGCGCAAACACTGGTGCAACAGGGATGGGCTGGTAACTTGCAGGAAATCGTCACAGAAGCCCTGCGTCGTTATCTGGAGTCTCATCAACAGGTATTAACTGAAACCTTTATCCAGGATGATGTTGAATGGGGATTGCATGGCGAAGACTACCGCCGCGCGTTTAGCCGCTAAAAGCCTGAATATTACCGCGCATGGCACTTTGGGTTTGTTAATTCGTGCTGTTCGCCAACAGTTACGCACACCGTCTGAAGTAGTGGCGCTGTTAGCCGCGATTCCCCAACAAACGACATTACACATCCGGCCCAGCTTATTACACGACGTTATCGCACGAGTTAAAGCGGAATGGGCCAGTGAGCTATGAACGAACTACACCTGCAAGATAAGTTTTTAGTCCCCTTTTTTCGGGATGGCTTGGGTTATAAGGAAGTTAAAGCCAACACCGTCACCCAATCGCTGATTATTGAAGAAGATTTGCAGGCGTTTATCTCGGATACCGAGCTGAACAAAAAGCCTTATGAGCAGCTGCTGAAAAAATACGGCGGTAATAAGCAAAAGTTACTGGCGGATTTGATCGAGCTAATTCAGGAACGCTGTGGCAGTAGCCGCAACAAAGCGCTATTTATCAACGCCAACAAGTCCATTACTTTGCAGGGCATTAAGCTGCATCTGTTTTACACCAGTGACAGCGTAATCCACGACAATGCGCTGTTTGAGGAAAACATCTTCTCCTTGGTGCAGGAGCTGCATTATAAATACAGTTACCAAGGCCAGCAGGTGTTTTCATTCCGCCCGGATATTGTGTTGTTTGTGAATGGCATTTATTTGGGATACAGCGAATTAAAATCCAACTACACCAGCCAAAATGCCACCAAGAATGGCCGTGGCAAAGTCATTAAAGATTATTTTGAGGCCGTGAAAGTCTATCATCAGCAGTTTGATAGCAATGCCATGCTCAGTGATAACGAAAAGCTGGCTTATCGCAAAGATTTCCTGAAGATATTCGAAAAAGCCATTCATATCACCACCACCGATATAGGCGAAACCTTTGTAATTCGCACCCTGGCGGATTATTTTGACGAAATGTTGGCCACCTGCCGTGAAGGCAAATTTGACCGGGAAGAGATTGAGAAAAAAGCGTCTGGGGTGTTTAAGCCTTATCCATTGTTAAAGCCCGATGCCGATAAAAAAGATAAGCTGAAAGAGTTGTTTACTGCACTGTATGGCAAGTTGTTCATCGAAAAGGAGATTTTGTATTACAACTTTATCGAGCGTGATGTCTATGTGAACAAAGGCGTTAAAGAAGTCAAAAATGAAGCAGGGCACTTGATTTCACCACGCCCCAAGCAGAAATTCGGCACCGATAAAATCATGGCCAAGATTGATGAGTTTTTGGCGCATGAAAAAGAACCCGATTACTTTGAACAGCTGTTAGAAAAGCAGTTGGCCGGTGTCGGCGAAGCCAAGAAAAAAGAGCTGCTGGAAAAACGCAAAGCCTATTCCAATAATAAAAACGTGTATTCCTTATTGATGCAATACGCGGCTGGGTTTGGCAAATCCAACATCATCGGTTGGTCGGCATTGCAATTGAAAGACTTGCGACGCCCAGATAGTTACGCTAAGAGCGAATACGTTTACGACAAAATCATGATTGTGGTGGATCGTTTGCAGCTGCGAAGCCAGATAGATTCATTGATGCTGAACATGAACATCGATAATCGTATGGTCAAGGAAGCCACCAATAAAAAGACCTTTCAAGAAGCGCTGGCATCGGATACCCGCTTGGTGATCGTCAACTTGCAAAAGTTCGGTTCGGTGCGGGAAATGCTGGATGCTGAGGTGCTGCAAAAACTGGCTAACATGCGCATCGTGTTTCTGATTGATGAGATCCACCGTTCTAACAGCGGCGACCAGCATGAAGAAATGATCAGCATCTTCGATGAGCTGCAAAGCCCGTTTGATAATTCAGCTTATGCCGGCGCCCGTACCAAAAAGAATTTGATTATCGGCTTTACCGCCACCCCCGATGATCATTCTCTGGCACGGTTTGGTGAATTCAGTGGTTATGCCGAAAGCGAAAAACTTTGGCGGCCTTTTGACAGCTACACCATGAAAGAAGCGATTGAGGATGGCTTTATTCTGAACCCGTTGAAAAACATTGTGCCGGTTGCCTCTAAGATGTTGTTTGATCTACCCAGTAATCCGCTGACCGGTTTCACTGAAAAAGACTACAAAGACGCCCAGAAAAAACAAATCTATGAAAATCGTGATCGCATTGATGCCATAGCCAAGTATGTGGCCGATCTATTGGTAAAAGACGTCTATCGCCAAATACGCGGTACCGGTAAGGCGATGTTGGCGGTACATTCCATCAAAGCGGCAATTGCTTACAAAGAAGCGGTAACCAAGCACTTCAACGCCTTGGTACAACAGCCAAAATTCGCCAAATATGCCGAGGCACCCATCCATGTGGTGTATTCCAGTAATCAGGACGAACAAAGTGCCACGGGTTTGAATGGCGGGTTGACCGAAGAAAAGGTCTTGGAAAGTTTTGCGCTGAGTAAAAACGGTTTGATGATTGTGGTCGCCAAGCTGCAAACCGGCTTTGACGATAAAAGACTGCATACCTTATTTTTGGATAAAGAAATTAATGGCATCAGTGCCATTCAAACTATTTCCCGCGTTAACCGTACCGCAAAATATAAGAACGATTGCAAGATTGTCGATTTCTCCTACAACAATGTGAATGTCCAAAACATTAAAGATGCCTTTGAACATTTTTCCGATGTGGTGGTGAGTGACTTTGATCCGTTCAGCGATAAAAAGGTATTGGATGTTCTGCTCAGTGAACTGAAAAAATCGGACACCTTCGATAAGTTTTTTACGGTGTTCATGGCGATTTACAAAGATTCGGTCAAACGCGATGACCCTGAAAACTACCTGGATTTTGAAAGCAGCTTAAAGAAATACATCGATGCCAATCCCCAGAGAACCGCCGATACAAAGGCCAAAGCGGCCCAGTATTTCACCATTCTTAATCGGATTGAATATGTGATTGAACTGGATGCCAAGTACAGCGAGCCAAGCTTTTTATTCTTCTGGCGTAAATTCAATACCCTCTACAACATGATGCACCGCAGCGAAGACATTAAAGACCCGATTGAGGTGTATTTTGATAATCAGATTGGCATGGTTGAAGTCATTCCCGAAGACTCAAAAAGGAAGAAAAAGAAGCCAACCGAAGTTGCCGTAGGGACACCACCTGGCACTGGTGGGCAGTTTGATATTCTAGCTATCATCGCCGCGCGTAATGAGCAAGAGGCCAAAACTGGCACACTGATACAGGATTTTGAAGCCAAGATTTTAGATTTCTTCCAGTATGTGCGCAACGACAAAGACGGTATGCGGCTAATCGTAAAGATTAAGTCGCATGTGTCGGAAACTGAAATTTATGATGATTTCGCGAAAATATATCGCCGCTACAAGGCACTCAATCGACAGATCGTTGGAGAATACTTCTTCAAAGAAACTGAAGACTTGGTTGATAAGCTTTGTGATGATTTTGAGGGTACAGTAGTAAATGCTGGTGAATAGATGCTTCAATAAGCATTTACTCTTACTTTTCGTCTGTGGAAATATCTTATTATGTATATACGATTACTATTATGCGAAATTGGTTAAAAACTCTATTGTTCATGTCAGCATTTTCACCAGTAATGTTGACTCTTGCTTATGTTCGCTTCGACCAGCATGGCTGGCAACAAGATGTTGCAGAACTTTTAGTCATCGGCAGTATTGGTTCCATTCTCCCAATTCTAATAATCAAGATGTTGTCGCGCTCAAGTGAATCGATTGCGTTTGATGCAAAGAAAGTTGAGTCAAATGATTTTATGTTGCTGATGTTTGTTGGTAGTTACTTGATACCAATCATAGCTCGCGCTTCGGAGTTGCAATTTGACATGATAGTTATATTGACATCGATCCTTGTTCTAATATTGTGGCTAATAAGTGCAATGCCATCTCACCCCCTACTTCGGCTATTACACTTTAGATTTTATAAAGTTGAATCATCTTCCGGAGTTGTTTACGTCTTGATCTCAAAGCGGGACATAAGGGACGCTAAAAGTGTGAAGTTTGTTAAAAAAATATCAGAAAATATGCTGATGGAGATATAGTAAAAATGCTTAATTTGTTTGCGTTGACCGATGATCCTGCTAGCAGGGTAGTAAGATTTTCTTTGTCTCAGGAAGTGCAAAGCGAACTGACTCCATTCCTACAAAATCAAGAAATGCAATTTACAAACTCAATTGATCAGGAAATTGCTTTTGATGGCAAGTATAAACCGGACTCCGGTCAGGCGCTCGTCATTGCGAACTTTGATGATATAGATGGATTATCCATAGTAATAAGAAACCCACTTTCAGTAGCAGAGGTTGTCGCATCACCAGAGGTTTTTCAAATTATTAAGGCTTTATTCACTGGTTATATAGATCAATCCGGAGGGGTAACAATCCTGATTCAACACTTTGATAAAAGAAAAATCATCTCTACGAATGGACTATCTATATTTCACTCAGCAAACGTCTATAAAAAAATAGAAGGTATTGGTTTAACAATTGATTCGAAGTTAACTGCCATACTCAAGGACGGGTCTTTAAAGTTTTTTAGCTTTCATTTACTCCGCCAAATATTCGATATGAGTGAATATTACAAAGAAGCAACAGACAGCGACATTGACGATTTTGCTTCATTGCAACTTATAACAGCAGATAGCCTTCCAAATTTAATTTCAATATCAGATACTTGGGTAAGAAGAAAGTTTTCACTAATTCAGCAAAGCCAAATTCTTGAAAATGTACCTTTAAATGACATAAAAGCAGTTGCAGCTGAATTCAATATTCCACTCGCAACAACAACTGCAGATGGGATTGAAAAAATTGTGTTGCCTGGCAACAAGGCTGACCTTAAAACTTTATTACGCTTTCTGGACGAGGACTATTACAAGTCGCCACTATCTAAAACTCAATACATAACTAACTCAAAGCGGGTTGCTTAAGCTTTAAAGCCTCATTAAATCTCATGGTCATATAAATCATCCATTGGCCCGTCCTTACTACTACCGAAGCCAGGGGGGCAGGAGCTACGCCATTGGATTGCAAGAGGGCCTTAGAGCCATTACCAGACCATATCGCCTGCAACCACAATGAACGAAGCGTTTCGAATCGAACTGCAAGCCTGTGATGCATCATGTAAACACCTTGCTGGACCCTCTCATCTGGTTGAGGCCCCCGCCGCCCACCTTGTGCTATTGCAACGCAAGCCCCTGAGACGGGGTACCGAATCCAAATTTCTTTTGGCCGAATTACGCTGCCTCGAAAACGGCTTCTGTGTGAATGGCCTCACCTTCAAAAAGATCAAGTTGGCGCACATGTGCTTCTGCCTGTTCAGGATCGGTCGTGAAGAGGACGACTGCTAAGTCTTTCAATGCCCTTGTGCAACTCACATAGAAAAGACGACGCGTTCGATCCAACACTTCAAGGGTTTCATAAGGAGATTGACCTTAGTAATATGTTTAGTGTACAAGATATGCAGACCTATATAATAACTTGTTATGTGTAAAAAATCAGTTCGGCGAGAATGGAAGAATAAAGCAGGGTTTAGAGTATGAAGCCAAGAGTATTTATCGGTTCATCCGTTGAAAGTTTGCCGTTTGCCCGAGCCATCCAATCTGAAGTTGCATATGACTTTGAGGTGACTATATGGAGCCAGGGAATTTTCAAGCTTTCAAATAGTTCATTAGAGGACTTGGAGAATGCTCTCAATGAATTTGATTGTGGAATATTCGTATTCAGTCCTGACGATGTCCTTAAAATAAGAAATAGACGTCATAAAGCTGTACGGGATAACGTAATCTTTGAGTTTGGGCTTTTTGTCGGAAAACTAGGTAAGGATCGAGTTTACTTTTTAATTCCCGAAGACAGTGGCGAGTTGCATCTTCCTTCTGATCTGCTTGGAATAAAGCCAGGCACATATTTCAATCGAAGCGATGGAAATCTACGTGCTGCTGTAGCACCGTTTTGCTATGAAGTGAGAGAAAAGATTCGTGATCTTGATCTACGGTCTACCGGGCTATCAAAAGCTGGAATGTTTCAAGATTTTATGGGGGCATTCCAAACTCTGCTTGCTATGTCCAGTGAACTGGCGCTTTTTTTCATCCACTCAAGGAGCTGGAGAGAAAACAACCATGATCTTATTTTGGGGTTTCTAGAGAGAAAAGAATCAAAAAGACTGTACATTTTCCTTCCAAACTTTCTAAATGACGCACTAATGAGGCAGCTTGCATATAATTTCGATGATGGGCGCTATATCCTGGGATTGGTAGAAGATGCTGTTAATTTCTTTCTAAACATCCAAAAGAAGTACCCAAGGAAAGTTGTATTGAGGCTTTATGACTTTTACCCCACATATTCTTTCTACAAATTCGACAATAGCGCAATAGTCGCTTTCTACCCAACTACCGATAAGAAAAAGAATGTTCCTACATTCGAATTTCAGAAGGAATCGAGTTTTTGGAACTTCCTGAATGATGATTTTGAAACGCTGGTATCCAAGACAATTCCACTCTCATCTGAGCACACTGAGAAATTACTGGAGAACAACAATGCCTGAACTCCCAGATTTACAAGTCATAAGTAAAAACCTAGAAAAGCGTCTTTTGGGTAAAAAAGTCCTGAAAGTGAACGCGTCAAAAACTAAGAAGCAAACCACAACTACAGAACATTTTATGGATGCCTTGTGTGGGGCTTCTGTCAGTGCTGTAAGCAGGGAAGGAAAAGAGCTGATTTTCTCTTTTGATAATGGGGTTAAGGTCAGCATGCATTTAATGCGAGAAGGGCAGTTATATATTAATGAAGAAGGAAATATTAAACACCAGATAATCAAATTAGAATTTGAAGATGGTGATTTTTTTGTCATGTCAGATTTTATGCAGCAAGCAATTGCGGTAATAAATCCAGAATATTCAGATGTACCAGATGCGCTTTCTGAGAACTTTACAATTGATTATCTTGCTTCATGCTTGGATAAAAAGAAAACCGCAACAGTCAAGGGTTTTCTCATAGATCAAAGCAATATGAGAGGCATTGGCAATGCTTATGCGGATGAAATACTTTGGGCTGCTCTAATATCACCAAAAACAAAATGTGGAAAACTACCGAGGGATGCAATAGAGGTTCTTCATCAGAAGATTGGGGATGTGCTTTTGAGGGCTGAAAATTCAATAGTCGAAAGAAAGCCTGATCTTATAAGTGGTGAAATACGAGATTTCTTATGCGTTCATAACAAAAATGCCACAGAATCACCAACAGGTCATTCGATTATTAACGAAAAAATTGGGGGGAAAAGCACATACTACACTCAAGAGCAGGTTTTGTATGAGTAGTTTACGTGTGTTTAAAAACACATATCAATCGAATAAGGAGCTTATCCGGTGAATAGTAGTCGTAAAGGCCATGCCCATCAATCGAATCAAGACAGACGCTGACCGCGTCTCCTTATTCTACCCGTTACATGAGCAATTTATGACATAAACCGGCCATTCAGAAATCAACCCCGAAGGTCGGCAATTGGCCGTTATGTTGATCTACACATAGCGGCCACTATGTGTAGATCCAAACTATGTGTATATGCAAATTTGTCTTATGGCTCAGCCCTTGGTATCCGTTGCATAAGGCCAAGTGCAACTACACATAATTTCAATGCTTGAAGATGCAGCATCCACTTGCCATCGGTTAGATTACATCGGCTCATTGTTGAGTCCAGCACTTTGATTCATTGTGATAGTCATGAAATCTCAAGTTAGGGTGTCAATTGGCTATCAAATAGCTTACTGGTTGAGTGGCGCAGGACGTGAGTCATTGAATCCCTGATGCCTATGAGTTTTTACTTCAGGACTACCGGCGAAACTATGTGAAGCTAAGAATTACTCATATTGGCTGTATCCCACGTGGAATCTACCTCTCATCCAGGTGATAGGAACGATCTACACATAATTTGGAACTACACATAGTGGCCGAAACTGTGAGTACGCAAATTTCTACAAACCAATAAATTCTGCCAATTTTAATTTCAGATCCATCGCAATAAAACGCTTTTAGTCTGATACAAAAATTAGCGGCCAAACCACGAACGCCCGATCAAAATCGTCATCCTTTACTGTGAAACAAGGACGAACTGATTGGCCATTACCCGTCCTATTACAAGCAAAGCTATTCTTTCAGCGCTATCATCTCGGCCCGGTCTAAGATACTCAGTGTGATTTTGCCTTCCTGGCCCAACCAGCCAATACCTCGCTGGATGACTTTTTCTTCTTCCGGCAGTTCTTTAATCAGTTTTGTAACCGAGGTAGCGCCGTTCTCGGATAAGTAATGCCAAATGCTGCCTGCGGTTAAACCGGTCCGTTCACTTGCCGATATTTCCGACGTTGCCACTACGGGTTCCGGGACTGCGGTTTCAGGCTTTTTCGGCGCTTTCTTTGCTGGACTGGATTTTTTAGCGGTGGTTTTGGTAGTTTTAGGTTGTTCGGTTTCGGCAGAGGGAGTTATAGCTGCTGTAGGCGTTTCCGTTAGTTTTTTAGTCACTTTGATCGTAGGTGTCTGTTCAGCCTTAGCGTTGGCTTCGACATCCGGGGTCTTTTTCGGGGTTTTCTGCGTGGTGCTGGTTTTTTTAGCGGTAGTTTTACTGGCTACCGGTGCTGCAGGTTGTTCCGCTTTGGCCTTTGTAGATATTGGCTTTTCGGGGGTGGTTTTAGGTTTCTTCGTCATGAAATACACCATAGTCAGGATGAACAAGAGTAGTAACGCTTCAGTCATGGAGGCTCTTCATACAGGCTGCTGAATATTACCCGACTTTGCGCTGATCTGACCAGTTCTGCCGGCTAGATGACTATGCAGGTGATCGCAGCGGTCGCTGAGTTTGAGCGTGATCTGCTGATTGAGCGAACCCAGGCTGGCCTTAGTCGCGCGAAGGCCGCGGGTAAGCAGTTTGGTCGGCCGCCGGCGATCAATGCGGAAGATCGTGCTGAAGTGGTGAAACGATTGGCCGCTGGCAGCAACGTTTCGGAGTTGGCTCGGGAATTCAAAACCACCTGGCAAACCATTATGCGGATTCGGGAAGCGGGGATGAAATCTACGCAAAGTGAAAAGTCCGTCAACCATTCTGGAGAGTAAGCGATGAATCATCTATATATGGAACGACACGATGACAAAGACAACATGCATCGTTTTTATCAGATGTTTGTAACGCCGGGTCTATTTGATGATTGGTCGCTGATCAAGGAGTGGGGCAGGGTAGGTTCTCCAGGCACGGTCAGGAAGGAGTGGTTCGACACCCAGGAAGAAGCCATCGTTGCCGAGAATAAGTTGTGCACGGCCAAATGTAAAAAAGGTTATCAAGCGATTCGCGTATAGGCCGCAATTGAAACAGCGCTCGCTATCAGTGTATTCTCCGCTCACTAGAGTTAACCTCACGACTTAAGGTTACAAGGATTTTATAATCACTCTACCCCCAAATTTCTACCGGTAGATAATAACAAACACACATGGCCATCAAAAAATCCGAGCTGTATAGCTCGCTATGGAAAAGCTGCGACGAACTGCGCGGCGGAATGGATGCATCTCAGTACAAGGATTATGTGCTGGTATTGTTGTTCATCAAATACGTCAGTGATAAATACGCCGGCATGCCTTATGCCCCGGTCACCATCCCGGAAGGGGCCAGTTTTCAAGACATGGTCGCCCTCAAGGGCATCCACGGCGAAATGGACCGCATCAGCCAGCAATTGACCCAGCGCGTCAAGCAACTGGCCGAACGCTACGAAACCCCGGTGCCACAAATCAATTTGCGAGTGGACGCATTGGAAGCCAAAGTCAACGGCCACCTGCAAAGGATGGGGTTTGCATGGAGTTGACCCAAAACACTGATTATCAAACCCTGCTGGAGCGCATCACCGACAGCTATACCCAAGGCCGGGTGCAGGCCATGCAGGCTGTCAATATCAGTCTGCTGGAAACCTACTGGCAAGTGGGTCGGCATATCATCGAGTTTGAGCAAGACGGCAAAATCCGCGCCGAGTATGGCAAAGCCTTGATCGGCACCTTGGCTACCGACTTAAGCCTGCGCCACGGCAAAGGCTTCAGTCGCAGCAATTTGGTCTACATGCGCCTGTTCTATTTGCGTTACCCAATAAGTCAGAAGCCTTCTCACCAATTGAGCTGGTCACACTATGTCGAATTATTAAAGCTCGATGACGAGTTGGAACGTAGTTTCTACGAAAAACAGGCCATCGCCGAACGCTGGTCGGTGCCGGAGCTGAAACGCCAAAAAGCCTCTTCCTTGTTTTTAAGACTGGCGGCCAGTAAAGATAAAGCCGGGGTATTGCAGTTGGCCGCACAAGGCCAAACGCTGGCCCAACCCACCGATCTGCTGCGCGAACCCTACATTTTTGAATTTCTGAAAATCCCGGAGCCGGCGCAGGTCTCGGAAACCCAACTCGAAACCTTGTTGTGCAATCATTTGCAGCAATTTTTACTGGAGCTGGGTAAAGGCTTCACCTTTGTCGGCAGGCAATACCGCATTACCCTCAACAACACCCATTACAAAGTAGACCTGGTGTTTTATCACCGTATTTTGCGTTGCTTTGTGCTGATCGACCTGAAAATGGGCGATGTGCAGCATCACGACATTGGCCAAATGAACATGTACCTGGGCTATTTTGCCAACGAGGAAAATATCGAAGGCGACAATCCGCCCATCGGCATCATCCTCAGTCGGCATAAAGACGAACTGCTGGTGGAATACGCCACCTACAACCTGAACAGCCAATTATTCGTGCAGAAATATCAGCTGTACCTGCCGGATAGGGAAGAGCTGCGGCGAGAGTTGGAAGATACCTTACGCGAGGCGGAGCAATGAGTGAGCCGCGAGATAGGGAAGCGGACAGGGGTGTAAAGGAAGCCAGCCGCCGCTATTTGCCTGTTGCCCAGTTGGGGCTCCACGCTCCCGGCGACAGGGCTTTCGGCGCGGCTGCGACTGTTCCGCCGGGTTATAAGCTGACCGAGGTCGGGGTGATTCCAGAAGATTGGGAGACATCTACCGTGGGAGCAGAGTTTTCAATCAAGCTTGGTAAAATGCTAGATGCAGGGAAAAACGTTGGGGTATTAAAGCCTTTTTTGGGTATCAGTTCCTGCGATTTATGTTATCGGGCCACTACACACATTGCTTCCGACTCCCGGGTAAATTAACGCGTGGTTAAGTTACTCCAGATAGGACATTTCAACTTTGCTAAAACAGGACGCAATTATATTGCGTTAACAGTGTGACTTCGCATAACGCTGATTATGTTAAAACGTCGAGATTTACCGCCATTATTTACAATAAAAACAAGCGTTTAGACCGGACTGGGTTTCACGCTTGGCAGACCTCTGATTAGACGACTATAAAGGCGTCACGTTTTCAGCTTGTGGGCCTTTGGCCCCAGCGGTCACTTCCATCGTCACGCGCTGGCCTTCTTTCAGGCTTTTCCGACCGCTGCCTTGGATCACACTAAAGTGGACAAAGACATCTTTGCCGCCGGCTTGCTCAATGAAACCAAAGCCTTTTTCATCGTTGAACCACTTTACTTTGCCTTCTACTAATGCTGCCATCACTTTCTCTGACTTTAAAAAAACCATTGCTGGTGTATTGTCCATACGGACGGAATGCCGATTATCGCTTAATTTAAGGTGAAATGCGCGATTGGTAAAACCCAAAAAAAATGACAGCTTTCCGGCGATGAATCTGAAGAGCGGGCGGTCAACACCCGACCCTTTGCTGCCTATCCCCACTAAACTGCTGCGGGTGTCTGGATATTGCACCTTAGCTGACTCTCACTATCTCCAAACACGGAAAAATGATACTAGCCTTGTAAGCCGGGTGATCAATCAGTGGAGGG
This region includes:
- a CDS encoding PDDEXK nuclease domain-containing protein; amino-acid sequence: MELTQNTDYQTLLERITDSYTQGRVQAMQAVNISLLETYWQVGRHIIEFEQDGKIRAEYGKALIGTLATDLSLRHGKGFSRSNLVYMRLFYLRYPISQKPSHQLSWSHYVELLKLDDELERSFYEKQAIAERWSVPELKRQKASSLFLRLAASKDKAGVLQLAAQGQTLAQPTDLLREPYIFEFLKIPEPAQVSETQLETLLCNHLQQFLLELGKGFTFVGRQYRITLNNTHYKVDLVFYHRILRCFVLIDLKMGDVQHHDIGQMNMYLGYFANEENIEGDNPPIGIILSRHKDELLVEYATYNLNSQLFVQKYQLYLPDREELRRELEDTLREAEQ
- a CDS encoding cold-shock protein codes for the protein MAALVEGKVKWFNDEKGFGFIEQAGGKDVFVHFSVIQGSGRKSLKEGQRVTMEVTAGAKGPQAENVTPL